In one Mycobacterium sp. NBC_00419 genomic region, the following are encoded:
- a CDS encoding lipoprotein LpqH — protein MACSDNNSGKGTASATGSAPTSATVASGGSTSVKVDGNDLPGLDLSTVTCVKQGGNINIASGAVGGQQGLGVVMTDEPTPKVTSLGMVVDGSALAVSDTMGVKTGSADVKVDGSTYTISGEAAGADMKNPMAGMITKKFEITVSCK, from the coding sequence ATGGCGTGCTCGGACAACAACAGCGGCAAGGGCACCGCGTCGGCAACAGGTTCCGCGCCGACCAGTGCCACCGTCGCCAGCGGGGGATCGACCTCGGTGAAGGTCGACGGAAATGATCTGCCGGGTTTAGACCTCAGCACGGTGACGTGCGTCAAGCAGGGCGGCAACATCAACATCGCCAGTGGAGCAGTCGGCGGTCAGCAGGGTCTCGGTGTGGTCATGACCGACGAACCCACACCGAAGGTGACCTCCCTTGGCATGGTCGTGGATGGCAGCGCACTCGCGGTGAGCGACACCATGGGAGTCAAGACCGGTTCTGCCGACGTGAAGGTTGACGGCAGCACCTACACCATCAGTGGTGAGGCCGCCGGCGCCGACATGAAGAACCCGATGGCCGGGATGATCACCAAGAAGTTCGAGATCACCGTCAGCTGCAAGTGA